A single window of Methanoculleus oceani DNA harbors:
- a CDS encoding phosphate ABC transporter substrate-binding protein produces the protein MTGQSSVRHGRALLALLAALVIAATLFTGCTAGTDGNADPADQFSGTLSVTGSTTVLPIAQLTAETFMAENAGADIRVSGGGSSVGVQAVGEGTADIGMASRDLKDAEKEKYPKLVRHTVAIDGIAIIVNPGNTVESLTMDQIRGIYNGTYTNWNQVGGSDQQIVVVGRDSASGTREYFQEAVMQKEDFVNTQLEKNSNGAVAQTTAQTPGAVGYVGLGYLDNTVKGLSVDVNGDAVLPTIENVKAGTYPIAREVFMFTKGEAAGLAKAYIDFILSPDGQAIVEEEGFVRVD, from the coding sequence ATGACAGGTCAATCTTCTGTCCGGCACGGCAGAGCGCTTCTTGCTCTCCTGGCCGCTCTCGTCATTGCCGCCACACTCTTTACCGGGTGTACGGCAGGTACCGATGGAAATGCCGATCCGGCGGACCAATTCTCCGGAACCCTCTCGGTCACAGGCTCGACGACGGTTCTCCCCATTGCGCAGCTGACCGCCGAGACGTTCATGGCCGAAAACGCCGGCGCCGATATCCGGGTCAGCGGCGGCGGGTCCAGCGTCGGCGTCCAGGCCGTCGGCGAGGGCACTGCCGATATCGGCATGGCTTCCCGCGACCTGAAGGATGCCGAGAAGGAGAAGTATCCAAAACTCGTCAGGCACACCGTTGCCATCGACGGCATCGCGATCATCGTCAACCCGGGAAACACCGTTGAGAGCCTGACGATGGATCAGATACGGGGCATCTACAACGGCACCTACACGAACTGGAATCAGGTCGGCGGGTCGGATCAGCAGATCGTCGTCGTCGGCCGTGACAGCGCTTCCGGAACCCGCGAGTACTTCCAGGAAGCCGTGATGCAGAAAGAGGACTTCGTCAACACCCAGCTTGAGAAGAACTCGAACGGTGCTGTGGCGCAGACCACCGCCCAGACTCCGGGTGCCGTCGGGTACGTCGGGCTCGGATACCTCGACAACACCGTGAAGGGCCTCTCCGTCGATGTGAACGGGGATGCCGTTCTACCCACGATCGAGAACGTGAAGGCCGGAACCTATCCGATCGCACGCGAAGTGTTCATGTTCACGAAGGGTGAAGCAGCCGGCCTTGCGAAGGCGTACATCGACTTCATCCTCAGCCCCGACGGTCAGGCGATCGTTGAGGAAGAGGGATTTGTCCGGGTCGACTGA
- the glyA gene encoding serine hydroxymethyltransferase, with product MSSLANFDPEVAGLIEKERLRQINGLELIASENVVSKAVLEAMGSIMTNKYAEGYPGKRYYGGCEFHDVVENLARDRMCELFGAEHANVQPHSGSQANQAVYFAYLAYKDKIMSQSLTQGGHLSHGSPVNITGRWYSIFHYGVDAESETLDYAVIEEMARIVKPQMIVCGASAYPREIDFKAFQEVADAVGARCMADIAHIAGLCATGYHNSPVGVVDIVTTTTHKTLRGPRGGAIMCGKEDAAAIDKSIFPGMQGGPLMHTIAAKAVCFKEALTPAYRDYCGQVVRNARTMADVLGQEGLDLVSGGTDNHLILLDLTGVSANGEHLTGLAAEVALGEAGITVNKNTIPREQLSPFVTSGLRIGTPAVTSRGMKEEEMKQIGHWIARVVKDIARDRTSKKAITEVREEVIALANKYPLHPDVA from the coding sequence ATGTCTAGTCTGGCAAACTTCGATCCAGAAGTCGCGGGCCTCATCGAGAAAGAGCGTCTGCGTCAGATCAATGGGTTGGAATTGATCGCCTCCGAGAACGTCGTCAGCAAGGCGGTTCTCGAGGCGATGGGTTCTATCATGACCAATAAGTATGCCGAAGGGTACCCCGGCAAGCGCTATTACGGAGGTTGCGAGTTCCATGACGTCGTGGAGAACCTGGCGCGCGACCGGATGTGTGAACTCTTCGGGGCGGAGCACGCAAACGTCCAGCCTCACTCGGGGAGTCAGGCAAACCAGGCGGTCTACTTCGCCTACCTCGCTTACAAAGACAAGATCATGAGCCAGAGCCTCACCCAGGGCGGCCACCTCTCCCACGGCTCGCCGGTCAACATCACCGGGCGCTGGTACTCCATCTTCCACTACGGCGTCGATGCCGAGTCCGAGACGCTCGACTACGCGGTCATCGAGGAGATGGCACGGATCGTCAAACCGCAGATGATCGTCTGCGGTGCGAGCGCCTACCCCCGCGAGATCGACTTCAAGGCGTTCCAGGAGGTCGCCGATGCCGTCGGCGCGCGGTGCATGGCCGACATCGCCCACATCGCCGGACTCTGCGCGACCGGATACCACAACTCCCCGGTCGGCGTCGTCGACATCGTGACGACGACGACGCACAAGACCCTGCGCGGCCCCCGCGGCGGGGCCATCATGTGCGGCAAGGAAGATGCCGCCGCCATCGACAAGTCCATCTTCCCGGGCATGCAGGGCGGCCCGCTGATGCACACCATCGCCGCTAAGGCGGTCTGCTTCAAGGAAGCGCTGACCCCCGCGTACAGGGACTACTGCGGACAGGTCGTCAGGAACGCACGCACGATGGCCGACGTTCTCGGCCAGGAAGGGCTCGACCTCGTCTCCGGCGGCACCGACAACCACCTCATCCTGCTCGACCTGACCGGGGTCTCCGCGAACGGCGAGCACCTCACGGGCCTTGCGGCCGAGGTCGCGCTCGGCGAGGCGGGCATCACCGTGAACAAGAACACCATCCCCCGCGAACAGCTCAGCCCCTTCGTGACGAGCGGCCTACGCATCGGCACGCCGGCCGTCACCTCCCGCGGTATGAAAGAGGAGGAGATGAAGCAGATCGGCCACTGGATCGCCCGGGTCGTAAAGGATATCGCGAGAGACAGGACCTCGAAGAAGGCGATCACCGAAGTGAGAGAAGAGGTTATTGCTCTCGCGAACAAGTATCCCCTTCACCCCGACGTAGCATGA
- a CDS encoding segregation/condensation protein A, which produces MDEEPVEILAGMAERGEVDPWNIDIVDVTDRFLAELDRRKELDLRVSGRTLFYAACLLRLKSDYLDGWDGDEDEESFADEEEESFADLGFDFESAGELEPMGRLEREIQRRLGRKNLRKRPPVTLYELIKQLKTAEKEQRRKQRRRATVAREPDLDLSAGDVVAVAHDEGYQKAVSIVMEEFRRAAQNGDILTLGDLSGAMGRTRREVYIPLLFLMLEGRLALWQDEFFGEIYVADHIPEGGDEEDGPAAASAAR; this is translated from the coding sequence ATGGATGAAGAACCTGTCGAGATCCTGGCGGGCATGGCCGAGCGGGGAGAGGTCGATCCCTGGAACATCGATATCGTGGATGTGACGGATCGGTTTCTCGCCGAACTCGACCGCCGTAAGGAACTGGATCTGCGGGTCTCGGGGAGGACGCTCTTTTATGCCGCGTGCCTGTTGCGCCTGAAGTCGGACTATCTCGACGGGTGGGACGGCGATGAGGACGAGGAATCATTTGCGGACGAGGAGGAGGAGTCCTTTGCCGATCTCGGCTTCGACTTCGAGTCGGCCGGCGAGCTAGAGCCGATGGGCCGCCTGGAGCGGGAGATCCAGCGTCGCCTGGGGCGAAAGAATCTGCGGAAACGCCCGCCGGTCACGCTCTACGAACTGATCAAGCAGTTGAAGACGGCAGAGAAGGAGCAGCGCCGGAAACAGCGCAGAAGGGCAACTGTCGCCCGGGAACCGGATCTCGATCTCAGTGCCGGAGACGTGGTGGCGGTAGCGCACGATGAGGGCTACCAGAAGGCGGTCTCGATCGTGATGGAGGAATTCCGGCGGGCTGCGCAGAACGGGGATATCCTGACGCTCGGCGACCTGTCCGGGGCAATGGGGCGGACCCGTCGCGAGGTCTACATCCCGCTCCTGTTCCTGATGCTTGAGGGTAGGCTTGCCCTCTGGCAGGATGAGTTCTTCGGTGAGATCTATGTCGCCGACCACATCCCCGAGGGTGGCGACGAAGAGGACGGCCCCGCCGCGGCATCCGCGGCGCGGTGA
- a CDS encoding hemerythrin domain-containing protein, giving the protein MPQILEFIRDDHDLIRGLFDELESNPETRDVRCITLRRELPGHIYAEEATFYARLRDVVPEEIRQSLREHTDIRETLARFEMIPLRDDTWMPALVGLRELVETHFTLEEREVFSRAEHHLSPAELFGLGEMFEQEKQKAAQFAAI; this is encoded by the coding sequence ATGCCGCAGATTCTTGAATTCATCAGGGACGACCACGACCTTATCAGGGGTCTCTTCGACGAGCTCGAGAGCAATCCCGAGACCCGGGATGTTCGGTGCATTACGCTCCGTCGCGAGCTGCCGGGGCACATCTACGCGGAGGAGGCCACATTCTATGCGCGGCTCCGGGACGTTGTGCCGGAGGAGATCAGGCAATCGCTTCGGGAACACACCGATATTCGTGAAACGCTGGCCAGATTCGAGATGATCCCTCTCAGGGACGATACCTGGATGCCGGCGCTTGTCGGTCTCCGGGAACTGGTCGAGACACATTTCACCTTGGAAGAGAGGGAGGTCTTCAGCCGGGCAGAGCATCACCTCAGCCCGGCTGAACTATTCGGACTGGGGGAGATGTTCGAACAGGAAAAACAGAAAGCGGCACAATTCGCTGCAATATAA
- a CDS encoding hemerythrin domain-containing protein, translated as MAQNVIDILKQEHEMVLSQLSELSSKGTSNREQKYNTLKENLMPHMIGEEQAVYPKLMDSGMQEMALEAIEEHNAVKSLLGQLDSASTSKEDVWVAKIKVIQENVKHHISEEEEEIFPQMQEKMSSDELSNLGSSYEEAKKSAMPVATR; from the coding sequence ATGGCGCAGAATGTTATCGATATCCTGAAACAGGAGCACGAAATGGTGCTCTCGCAGCTCTCGGAACTCTCAAGCAAGGGCACGAGCAACCGGGAGCAGAAATACAACACCTTAAAAGAGAACCTTATGCCGCACATGATCGGTGAGGAGCAGGCCGTGTACCCGAAACTCATGGATTCGGGGATGCAGGAGATGGCTCTCGAGGCGATCGAGGAGCACAACGCGGTCAAGTCTCTGCTCGGCCAGCTCGACAGCGCATCCACATCGAAGGAGGATGTCTGGGTAGCGAAGATAAAGGTGATTCAGGAGAACGTGAAGCACCACATCAGCGAGGAGGAGGAGGAGATCTTCCCGCAGATGCAGGAGAAGATGAGCAGCGACGAACTCTCGAACCTCGGCAGCAGCTACGAAGAGGCAAAGAAGAGCGCGATGCCGGTTGCGACACGCTGA
- the folD gene encoding bifunctional methylenetetrahydrofolate dehydrogenase/methenyltetrahydrofolate cyclohydrolase FolD, translating to MILDGKAVSEKRLELLKEKIEESGLYPRLATVIVGEDPGSKLYVRMKHRACERVGIGSVGIELPEDASTERVLEAVTRLNNDPDINGILVQLPLPSRIDTTRIIDAVAPEKDVDGFHPYNLGRLLAGTPVFAPCTPQGIMTIFGEYGIPTEGRRAVVVGRSIDVGRPMAVLLLNADATVTVCHSKTRNLEAEMRNADILVSAVGRAKFVGPEMVKEGATVIDVGINYDEQGKLCGDVDFEAVRGHAGAITPVPGGVGPMTIATLMENTFRAANLRTCFNNTVR from the coding sequence ATGATACTCGACGGCAAAGCAGTCTCGGAGAAGAGGCTCGAGCTCCTCAAGGAGAAGATAGAGGAGTCCGGACTCTACCCACGCCTTGCGACCGTCATCGTGGGCGAAGACCCCGGGTCGAAACTCTACGTCAGGATGAAGCACCGGGCGTGCGAGCGTGTCGGGATCGGGTCGGTCGGGATCGAGCTCCCGGAGGACGCCTCCACCGAACGGGTGCTCGAAGCGGTCACGCGGCTCAACAACGACCCGGACATCAACGGCATCTTGGTCCAGCTACCGCTTCCCTCCCGGATAGACACCACCCGCATCATCGATGCGGTCGCGCCCGAAAAGGACGTGGACGGGTTCCACCCCTACAACCTCGGAAGGCTTCTTGCCGGAACCCCGGTCTTTGCGCCCTGCACCCCGCAGGGGATCATGACGATCTTCGGGGAGTACGGGATCCCGACCGAAGGGCGGCGGGCGGTCGTCGTCGGCCGGAGCATCGACGTGGGCAGGCCCATGGCCGTCCTTCTCCTGAACGCCGACGCGACCGTCACCGTCTGCCACTCGAAGACGAGGAACCTCGAGGCCGAGATGAGAAATGCCGATATCCTGGTCAGCGCGGTCGGAAGAGCGAAGTTTGTCGGACCGGAGATGGTGAAAGAGGGTGCGACGGTCATCGACGTCGGGATCAACTACGACGAGCAGGGCAAGCTCTGCGGCGATGTCGACTTCGAGGCGGTGCGCGGGCACGCAGGAGCGATAACCCCCGTCCCCGGGGGCGTCGGGCCCATGACGATCGCGACGTTGATGGAGAATACCTTCCGGGCGGCCAACCTAAGGACATGCTTCAACAATACTGTACGGTAA
- a CDS encoding DUF7518 family protein: MAQKDARIRFLERELAEREKEMETMKEYKEPPIPEAGDERLRDLERKVRELEALVKGLTEEVLDVKSVAMKLSRDVEERRKKPAAAEERKAGAMLQAEPRAAAESRPVRAAEPRSPARPAEKRPPAPAPEEERDLELIMQNDGTLKPEPRRTSEYIVASTGTRSVPAKGRGKGGKSSERKLFVEQKTREVDDVIHAEEDDTVDLDR, encoded by the coding sequence ATGGCGCAGAAAGATGCGAGGATACGATTTCTTGAGCGAGAACTCGCGGAGCGCGAGAAGGAGATGGAGACGATGAAAGAATATAAGGAACCGCCGATACCGGAGGCGGGAGATGAGCGCCTGCGCGATCTGGAGCGGAAGGTGCGGGAGCTCGAGGCCCTGGTGAAAGGCCTGACGGAAGAGGTTCTGGACGTCAAGTCCGTGGCGATGAAACTGTCCCGCGACGTTGAGGAGCGCCGGAAAAAGCCTGCGGCGGCTGAAGAGAGGAAGGCCGGGGCCATGCTCCAGGCAGAGCCCCGAGCCGCCGCCGAATCCAGGCCCGTGCGTGCCGCCGAACCCCGGAGCCCCGCGCGTCCGGCAGAGAAGCGGCCGCCTGCCCCCGCTCCGGAAGAAGAGAGGGATCTCGAACTCATCATGCAGAACGACGGGACGCTGAAGCCGGAGCCGAGGAGAACCTCGGAGTACATCGTCGCCAGCACCGGAACCCGAAGCGTCCCTGCGAAGGGCCGGGGGAAAGGCGGCAAGTCATCGGAACGGAAGCTTTTCGTCGAGCAGAAGACGCGTGAAGTTGACGACGTCATCCATGCTGAAGAGGATGACACGGTCGATCTCGATCGATAG
- the smc gene encoding chromosome segregation protein SMC, with protein sequence MYITQLEIDNFKSFARKTKIPFFEGFTVVSGPNGSGKSNIIDSILFVLALSGARGLRAEKLTDLINVNSGKNTAEVTVTFSDGTTIRRRIKRTPTGYYSYNYLNNRLCKQGEVIEFLAKIGIKPEGYNVVMQGDITRIMEMSDGERRKIVDEIAGVAEFDHKREQAFSELEVVRERIEREEILLNELVARLDALQHEREQAVEYRRWQEELEHLGQCRGAALVRQKEQEIGTLHGLMHDQQAALERNAGEVEALGTSLEEARGRQHAVDEEINRKSGPEYLELVGRLEEARGGIKLGEKTVERLKVSREENLEAVQRVYMDSRRAEAKVEECAGQIRNLSIDRANLAMELSTQRDQMTAVEARIASESKEVEGVKDQLFARLQDLESRKELRAKILREQDLFIEKSRMRTSERERLDARIRQVEEELENKQAQVTDYSSCMADCEAQKRQIERDLSEAESTLFARRSALDRLKKEIRENEQSLMRFEAQQQAHGDAGGKAMDVVLGMEGVHGTVAQLGRAPPEYATALDVAAMGRLRWAVVDTDAVAADAIRYLKENRLGRVTFLPLNKLRPPILSPLEADPGIVGYAVDLLEFDPAFDRAFRVVFGATVVVDTLERARRLMGRYKMVTLDGDFVEKSGAMTGGSQAKKVRGFGVAVDDEIMRVRATLAGLEAEAGEIEASIGRLAVAAEAKRAERSAVDEQVARYRMLVEEFQKRTEVLAGEKQTLEATLQEMLESAKTGGEELARLETDLERTAGEIARISAEVDDLKKKLNDTEIPVLTEQYELLRKAVEDIERRLRNKDADITDAKRERQHFANRIEELAAERSRLEAKNLEIDGEITATEEQIESQRRLIVQFEARQKEFSDELAGLHEERDRILDEIRVLDQRALELSGAMERIRMQIDALAERERSLLAELSMLREQAGDVETDLDLAAIDAGIAEAERALKKIGAVNMLAIEECDRVAARVEERTEKKEVLSRERMMLLERIEKYEKMKYDAFMTAFNAIDTNFRDIFARLTEGSGRLILDNEDDPFSGGMTFAVQPRDKKVHLLSSLSGGEKSLTTLAFIFSIQQYMPAPFYALDEVDMFLDGNNVGRIAAMVNELSGNAQSIIVSLRKPMIERADRIVGVTIRPDKSTYVTGVQNNG encoded by the coding sequence TTGTACATCACGCAGCTTGAGATCGACAACTTCAAGTCTTTCGCCAGAAAGACGAAAATTCCTTTTTTTGAAGGATTCACTGTCGTTTCAGGCCCGAATGGATCCGGAAAGAGCAACATCATCGACAGCATCCTCTTTGTCCTGGCCCTCTCGGGTGCGCGGGGGCTGCGGGCCGAGAAGTTGACCGACCTGATCAACGTCAACTCCGGGAAGAACACCGCCGAGGTGACGGTCACGTTCTCGGACGGCACGACGATCCGTCGCCGGATCAAGCGGACGCCGACGGGATACTACAGTTACAACTATTTGAACAACCGCCTCTGCAAGCAGGGCGAGGTCATCGAGTTCCTCGCGAAGATCGGGATCAAACCGGAGGGCTACAACGTCGTGATGCAGGGGGATATCACCCGCATCATGGAGATGAGCGACGGGGAGCGGCGAAAGATCGTCGACGAGATCGCAGGTGTCGCCGAGTTCGATCACAAGCGCGAACAGGCGTTCTCGGAGCTCGAGGTGGTGCGGGAGCGGATCGAGCGCGAGGAGATCCTCCTAAACGAGCTCGTGGCGCGGCTGGATGCGCTTCAGCACGAGCGCGAGCAGGCTGTCGAGTACCGGCGGTGGCAGGAAGAGCTGGAACACCTCGGGCAGTGCCGGGGTGCGGCGCTCGTCCGGCAGAAAGAGCAGGAGATCGGCACCCTTCATGGCCTGATGCACGACCAACAGGCGGCGCTCGAGCGCAACGCCGGCGAGGTCGAGGCTCTCGGCACAAGCCTCGAGGAGGCGCGCGGGCGCCAGCATGCCGTCGACGAGGAGATTAATCGCAAGAGCGGCCCCGAATACCTCGAACTCGTCGGAAGGCTCGAAGAGGCGCGGGGCGGGATCAAGCTCGGCGAGAAGACCGTCGAACGACTGAAGGTCAGCCGGGAAGAGAACCTCGAAGCGGTCCAGCGGGTCTACATGGACAGCAGGCGCGCCGAGGCGAAAGTCGAGGAATGCGCCGGGCAGATCCGCAACCTCTCGATCGACCGGGCGAACCTCGCGATGGAACTCTCGACGCAGCGCGACCAGATGACGGCGGTCGAGGCGCGTATCGCAAGCGAGAGCAAGGAGGTCGAGGGAGTAAAGGACCAGCTCTTCGCCCGGCTGCAGGACCTCGAGAGCCGGAAGGAACTCCGGGCGAAGATCCTCCGCGAACAGGACCTCTTCATCGAGAAGAGCCGGATGCGGACGTCGGAGCGGGAGCGCCTGGATGCGCGCATCCGCCAGGTCGAGGAGGAACTGGAGAACAAGCAGGCGCAGGTCACGGACTATTCTTCCTGCATGGCCGACTGCGAGGCACAGAAGCGCCAGATCGAGCGCGACCTCTCCGAGGCCGAGAGTACGCTCTTTGCGCGGCGGTCGGCGCTTGACCGGCTGAAGAAGGAGATCCGGGAGAACGAGCAGAGCCTGATGCGCTTTGAGGCGCAGCAGCAGGCGCACGGCGATGCTGGCGGGAAGGCGATGGACGTCGTCCTCGGGATGGAGGGCGTCCACGGCACCGTTGCGCAGCTCGGGCGGGCGCCACCGGAGTACGCGACCGCGCTCGACGTGGCGGCGATGGGCCGGCTCCGCTGGGCGGTCGTCGATACCGATGCGGTGGCGGCCGATGCGATCCGCTACTTAAAGGAGAACCGTCTCGGGCGGGTCACCTTCCTGCCGCTCAACAAGCTCCGGCCCCCGATCCTCTCGCCGCTCGAGGCGGACCCGGGTATCGTCGGCTACGCGGTCGACCTCCTGGAGTTCGACCCGGCGTTCGACCGTGCCTTCCGGGTCGTCTTCGGCGCGACGGTGGTGGTGGACACCCTCGAACGGGCGCGGCGGCTGATGGGCCGGTACAAGATGGTCACCCTGGACGGGGACTTCGTCGAGAAGAGCGGCGCCATGACAGGCGGCTCTCAGGCAAAGAAGGTCCGCGGGTTCGGGGTGGCGGTCGACGACGAGATCATGCGGGTCCGTGCGACGCTTGCCGGCCTCGAGGCGGAGGCAGGGGAGATCGAGGCGTCCATCGGCCGCCTTGCCGTGGCTGCGGAGGCGAAGCGGGCGGAGCGGAGTGCGGTCGACGAACAGGTTGCGCGCTACCGCATGCTCGTGGAGGAGTTCCAGAAGCGCACCGAGGTGCTTGCGGGGGAAAAACAGACCCTTGAAGCGACCCTGCAGGAGATGCTCGAGAGCGCGAAGACCGGCGGCGAGGAGCTTGCGCGGCTCGAGACCGATCTCGAGCGGACTGCCGGCGAGATCGCGCGGATCTCTGCAGAGGTCGACGACCTCAAGAAGAAACTCAACGACACCGAGATCCCCGTTCTCACCGAGCAGTACGAGCTGCTCCGTAAGGCGGTCGAGGATATCGAGCGCCGGCTCCGGAATAAGGATGCAGACATCACCGACGCCAAACGCGAGCGCCAGCACTTCGCAAACCGCATCGAGGAGCTCGCCGCGGAGCGGAGCCGCCTGGAGGCAAAGAACCTGGAGATCGACGGCGAGATCACGGCTACAGAGGAGCAGATCGAGAGCCAGCGCCGCCTGATCGTCCAGTTCGAGGCGCGTCAGAAGGAGTTCTCCGACGAGCTTGCCGGCCTGCACGAAGAGCGGGACCGGATCCTCGACGAGATCCGGGTGCTGGACCAGCGTGCTCTCGAACTCTCGGGTGCGATGGAGCGCATCCGGATGCAGATCGATGCACTCGCGGAACGGGAACGCTCGCTCTTGGCGGAACTTTCGATGCTCCGGGAGCAGGCCGGCGACGTGGAGACCGACCTCGACCTCGCTGCGATCGATGCCGGAATTGCGGAAGCCGAGCGTGCGCTAAAGAAGATCGGTGCGGTGAACATGCTCGCGATCGAGGAGTGCGACCGGGTCGCGGCGCGCGTCGAGGAGAGGACCGAAAAGAAGGAGGTGCTCTCGCGGGAGCGGATGATGCTTCTCGAGCGGATCGAGAAGTACGAGAAGATGAAGTACGATGCCTTCATGACGGCCTTTAACGCGATCGATACGAATTTCCGGGACATTTTCGCGCGTTTGACCGAAGGGAGCGGAAGACTGATCCTCGATAATGAGGACGATCCTTTCTCCGGCGGCATGACGTTTGCAGTGCAGCCGCGTGACAAGAAGGTCCATCTCCTCTCCTCACTCTCCGGGGGCGAGAAGTCGCTCACCACGCTCGCGTTCATCTTCTCCATCCAGCAGTACATGCCCGCGCCGTTCTACGCGCTGGACGAGGTGGATATGTTCCTTGACGGGAACAACGTCGGCCGGATTGCTGCCATGGTGAACGAACTCTCAGGGAACGCGCAGTCGATCATCGTATCGCTCAGGAAGCCGATGATCGAGCGCGCCGACCGCATCGTGGGAGTGACGATCCGCCCGGACAAGAGCACGTACGTGACCGGTGTGCAGAACAATGGATGA
- a CDS encoding APC family permease: MAEERPDASNPGAKLRRELGLPAVTLSGVGIILGAGIYALLGEAAGMAGNAVWLTFAIAATIAAFSALAYAELSSMYPRASAEFEYVSNAFGRRLAFVVGWLIIFSGILGAATVSLGFAGYFSDLVGFPVIPSAVLIILLLAGILLYGIKETARVAIALTLIEVGGIVMVILIGLPHLGQVDYLDMPHGVPGLLQASALVFFAYMGFEEMVKLSEETRNPERTVPIALMIALAVSVLLYILVALAAVSVVDSAQLAASRAPFADVASVALGPAAFTLISVIALFATANTALLMMMASSRIIYGMASSFSLPAFLGRVHPRTRTPWTAIVAVALASMVFLFAGEIDFVANITNFTLFVTFVVINASVILLRYRAPDVARPFRIPGAIGSLPVIPVVGIISSLFLLVQLDSLVLLVGGILVVLGAGIALLGEQRSGGTA; this comes from the coding sequence ATGGCCGAAGAAAGACCGGATGCCTCGAATCCCGGCGCGAAGCTCCGTCGGGAGCTCGGGCTGCCTGCAGTCACTCTCTCGGGCGTGGGGATCATCCTCGGGGCCGGTATCTATGCCCTGCTCGGGGAAGCGGCCGGCATGGCCGGCAACGCTGTCTGGCTGACGTTCGCCATCGCCGCCACCATCGCCGCGTTCAGCGCCCTCGCCTATGCCGAGCTCTCGTCGATGTATCCGCGTGCAAGCGCCGAGTTCGAGTACGTCTCGAACGCCTTCGGGAGGCGGCTTGCGTTCGTCGTCGGGTGGCTGATCATCTTCTCCGGCATCCTCGGCGCCGCAACAGTCTCGCTCGGGTTTGCCGGCTACTTCTCGGACCTCGTCGGGTTTCCGGTCATCCCCTCGGCGGTCCTGATCATCCTCCTCCTTGCCGGGATCCTCCTCTACGGCATCAAGGAGACCGCCCGGGTCGCCATCGCCCTGACCCTTATCGAGGTCGGGGGCATCGTCATGGTCATCCTGATCGGCCTCCCGCACCTCGGGCAGGTGGACTACCTCGACATGCCCCATGGGGTTCCGGGCCTCCTGCAGGCGTCCGCACTCGTCTTCTTCGCCTATATGGGATTCGAGGAGATGGTGAAACTCTCGGAAGAGACCAGAAACCCGGAGCGGACCGTCCCGATTGCCCTGATGATCGCGCTTGCCGTCTCCGTCCTCCTCTACATCCTGGTAGCCCTCGCCGCCGTCTCGGTCGTCGACTCCGCGCAGCTCGCCGCCTCCCGGGCACCCTTCGCCGACGTTGCGTCCGTCGCGCTCGGCCCTGCGGCGTTCACCCTCATCTCCGTCATCGCCCTCTTCGCCACGGCGAACACTGCCCTCCTGATGATGATGGCGTCGTCCCGGATCATCTACGGCATGGCCTCCTCCTTCTCGCTTCCGGCGTTCCTCGGCCGGGTGCATCCCCGGACGCGGACGCCCTGGACGGCCATCGTTGCCGTTGCACTCGCCTCCATGGTATTCCTCTTTGCCGGCGAGATCGATTTCGTTGCGAACATCACCAACTTCACGCTTTTCGTGACATTCGTCGTCATCAACGCATCCGTGATTCTGCTCCGGTATCGTGCGCCGGATGTGGCCCGCCCCTTCCGGATACCGGGAGCCATAGGGTCTCTGCCGGTCATCCCGGTCGTCGGCATCATCTCAAGCCTCTTCCTCCTCGTCCAGCTGGACTCCCTGGTGCTGCTGGTCGGCGGGATCCTGGTAGTTCTCGGTGCAGGGATTGCATTGCTCGGAGAGCAGCGATCCGGCGGGACGGCGTAA